In one Clostridia bacterium genomic region, the following are encoded:
- a CDS encoding transcriptional regulator: MLRVFVVAILLLLSPSANAQWVPVGPEGGDVRSLAYDPRNPDRILLGTSAGQLFLSTDTGASWARFAHLGPGDAYVLDNIAVDPNDANTIYVAAWSVEAENDGDLFRTRDGGRTWQVIPAMRGKSIRAMALAQTNARIITIGALDGVFRSTDGGDTWQRISPEGHAEIKNIESVAVDPRNPQIVYAGTWHLPWKTEDGGRTWHNIKQGVVDDSDVFSIIIDHSNPAVVYASACSGIYKSESAGDLFRKVQGIPATARRTRVLQQDPVTAAVVYAGTTEGLWKTVDGGKTFKRITAGNHIINDVMVDPRNASRLLIATDRSGVLASDDAGQTFRMVNTGFSHRQVSRMVVDRTDRSTVFAAVVNDKEFGGVFVSRNAGAKWTQVSDGLAGRDVFDISQAKDGTLVGATNRGIFSLVPNSTTWKPINTILNQKPAVGGKPRRTKSGKLIAPPAAKPQWTKSELSARVAQVDARGIRWFAATNAGLFVSRDEGRSWNGGAAAGEKVFIGVRALGDTVLAATPTRLLISQDGGSTWAASHVPGYVTRIYGVAIAGALAPGNSTMWLATREGALRSTDHGRTWVHVLEGLPARNVVGIETDAGSGRMLATALGARGIYESRDAGRTWTATSDLGLSIRSVIDFNGRLLAATAYNGLLLQPATKVSPGDNVERPATGGAAQ; this comes from the coding sequence TTGCTGAGGGTTTTTGTCGTCGCTATCCTGCTGCTGTTATCGCCGTCTGCGAACGCACAGTGGGTGCCTGTTGGACCCGAGGGCGGCGATGTCCGCTCGCTGGCATATGATCCGCGTAACCCGGACCGCATACTGTTGGGAACCAGTGCCGGGCAGCTATTCCTGAGCACGGATACCGGCGCGTCATGGGCGAGGTTCGCGCATCTTGGTCCCGGCGACGCCTACGTTCTAGACAACATCGCAGTCGACCCAAATGATGCCAATACGATCTACGTTGCCGCATGGAGCGTTGAGGCCGAGAACGATGGCGACCTCTTCCGAACGCGGGATGGCGGACGCACGTGGCAAGTGATCCCCGCGATGCGCGGCAAGAGCATCCGCGCGATGGCGCTTGCGCAAACGAACGCTCGCATCATCACCATCGGCGCGCTTGATGGCGTATTCCGCAGCACAGACGGTGGAGATACGTGGCAACGCATCTCTCCAGAAGGTCACGCCGAGATCAAGAATATCGAGTCCGTAGCGGTCGATCCGCGCAATCCGCAGATTGTCTATGCAGGCACGTGGCACTTGCCGTGGAAAACCGAGGACGGCGGACGCACCTGGCACAACATCAAGCAGGGCGTCGTAGACGACTCCGATGTGTTCTCGATCATCATCGACCACAGCAATCCGGCCGTTGTTTACGCCAGCGCCTGCTCCGGGATTTATAAGAGTGAAAGCGCAGGCGACCTCTTCCGCAAGGTTCAGGGCATACCGGCCACGGCGCGCCGCACGCGCGTGCTGCAACAGGACCCGGTGACAGCGGCGGTGGTTTATGCAGGAACGACGGAAGGACTTTGGAAGACTGTTGACGGCGGGAAGACGTTCAAACGCATTACCGCCGGCAATCACATCATCAACGACGTGATGGTTGATCCGCGAAATGCTTCGCGACTCCTCATTGCGACCGATCGCAGTGGAGTGCTTGCCAGCGACGATGCCGGCCAGACTTTCCGCATGGTCAATACCGGCTTCTCGCATCGCCAGGTCTCCCGCATGGTGGTTGATCGCACCGATCGGAGCACGGTTTTCGCGGCTGTCGTGAACGATAAGGAGTTCGGAGGCGTGTTCGTGTCGCGTAACGCCGGGGCAAAGTGGACGCAAGTCAGCGATGGGCTCGCCGGGCGTGATGTGTTCGATATTTCCCAGGCAAAAGACGGAACGCTGGTTGGCGCCACGAACCGTGGCATTTTCAGCCTTGTCCCAAACAGCACCACGTGGAAGCCGATCAACACGATCCTGAATCAGAAGCCTGCTGTGGGGGGGAAGCCGCGCCGTACCAAGAGCGGAAAACTCATCGCGCCGCCGGCGGCGAAGCCGCAGTGGACAAAATCCGAGTTGAGCGCGCGTGTCGCGCAGGTGGATGCTCGTGGTATCCGCTGGTTCGCGGCGACCAACGCGGGCCTGTTCGTCAGCCGTGACGAGGGACGTAGCTGGAATGGCGGAGCCGCGGCAGGAGAGAAAGTATTTATCGGCGTTCGCGCCCTGGGCGACACGGTCCTTGCGGCAACGCCAACAAGACTGCTGATTTCGCAAGATGGCGGCAGCACGTGGGCGGCTTCACATGTACCGGGATACGTAACGCGGATCTATGGAGTGGCGATTGCAGGCGCACTCGCGCCGGGCAATAGCACCATGTGGCTCGCCACCCGCGAGGGTGCATTGCGCAGCACCGACCACGGACGAACCTGGGTGCATGTGCTGGAGGGACTTCCGGCTCGCAACGTCGTAGGCATCGAGACCGATGCTGGAAGTGGTCGCATGTTGGCCACCGCCCTGGGCGCACGCGGTATCTATGAAAGCCGCGATGCCGGGCGTACTTGGACTGCGACGTCCGATCTGGGCCTTTCGATACGAAGCGTGATCGACTTCAACGGACGCCTGCTCGCAGCCACGGCTTACAACGGCCTTCTGCTTCAGCCGGCAACAAAGGTTTCACCGGGTGACAACGTTGAACGTCCCGCAACGGGTGGAGCAGCGCAGTAG